CGTGTGTCAAGCTCGTATGAatatgtgcttgtttgtgtaaGAAATAGAGTAACAGTGTAAGAGAGAAGACGGATAAACTCTTGGCAAGAGAGTAGGTTCTGTCACAGTGTAAATATTTGTCAAAGCACGTGGTCTGTACAGTCCGAGGCACACACATAGGTGTAAAACGCTGCAGGTGTGAGCGCAGCATTTTCTATCCAGGACCGGCATGTAGACTCACTAAAAAAAGTCAATCCAGGTTAATGAAAGAATCGGTTCATGTGAGGATTCAAAGAACTCTTATTTTGCATGCAGTGCCGTATTTGTTACGTGCACCGGCAAAGTGTAATAAAGGTTTGTTCTACTTGTGCGGCTGGAGGCGCTTTAAAGCCCACGTGACTTGTGTCACTGGCcgtgttttgtatgtaaaagaggaaaagagagtgTCAGAGTGTCTGATGTACGTGATTGTGGGATGTTCGGTTATGCAGTGTTGCAGTCACTCTGTTTCGACACACTGCAGGTCTCATAACTGCTGTGCATTgctacccccccaccccccacacccctcctcttcctctttcccgTCTGATGCCACTGATAGTGCAGACATGGGGCCTATCACGTAGTGCATGCCGGCTGTTCAGTGCCACCCCCGACACCCCCACCCACTCCAACCCCACACCATCTCTTACCAATAGTCCCCTGCCACCCCCTGGGACCCCCAACAGACACCCAGCACAGAAGGTGGATTCAAAAGACCCGAGCATACTGCCTGTCAAGTAATTAGCCACTTCAAAAGGCTCATTTCAATGATATTCAAATGATGGGAAAGGCTCACTTCTACTGTCAAAAACGGATAGGTCTACAAACAGAAGCCatgttcttcctttttttttttaaacgtttgaATCAGGAAGTAGCTCACATCTATGTTGGGTTGTGAGACCTTCAGCTAGCCAGAGgttagtttgtgtgtatgtgaaaggAATGATTTATATCTCCATCGCTCTGTCTTAGTCTCAGTTTTTGTTTCGTCTTCTGTGAGGGAAGATTTGTCCTTGCAACTTGAATTTTGATGCCTGTAAGTGTCCTTCAGAGTTGAGGCTACTGTACAATTCAGGTGCATGTTTTGTGTGGGCTGTCTGTTCATagtacacacacagattgaAGACTTTGACACTAGTATGGTTATTAATACAGTGCTTTGCCTTCTATCTATAGGGCTAActcaaaactgtatttatacagtgagtgagcttttgttttcttcacaaGGGCTATTAGATATGTTGGAGTGCACTGTTCAGTCACAACATGAACTCTGTCAATGATTTCTGAGGTTGCCCTTGGATTATCTTTGTTTGCCGTTCCTCTCTAGAGTCATTTGATTATAATCTACGAGGAGCTAACCTGGGCTGAATACTGTTAACAAGTAACATCTTGTGAATAAGACCACCAGAGTTGGCTTCAACATGTCAAGATAATTCAGAATAGTAGACAAATGTAGCAATTACTTCTCAAtgtatacacttttttttacttcattgtGGTGAAACTCAACCCCTGGGTGCTTCAAGATGACTAAAATACCCCAATTCCTTTGAAAATGGTCCAGGTGATGTGTTGCAGTTTTCAGTGTAACTTGTGGTAACTGTCCCAGTTCTGActcagagaggaagtgagatATGTGGCTGCACGTAGTATCAGCTCCTGATAAGCATTACCAACTGTCTGAGAAGGTCTTTAAATCTACCGAAAAGACAAAAAGCGAGACAGAAACCATCCCTACGTTCTTTGTGACTCTTAGTCAGCATGTTTAAACAATACTTCTACATTTCCCGTTATGCTGTATGCTGCAATGAccgcagttaaaaaaaaaatagcatctgTCATCTGAAATACAGTTACAGTTACCTTGTAACTTTAAAGCCAAAGTTAGATTGAGTTGTTGAGCAGGTGGTAATATCAGGAGCAGTCAGTCATGGCTTATATTTTGCTATATAATTTGCTCAAAGGAAAGACAAAGATTTGTTTGCAAGCATCATTTGACAAAAGGGTATTTCAGGACAAACACTTAATGCAGTACAAGACAGTACAGTTCATGGGCCATACTCCCCACAAGAACTCACCTTTCACCTTCAAAAACATATACAGCTCTTTACATCCCACCTGTGCAAGGTGATTTGAGCCAAATGACCACCTGATAGACCGACACATTGCCATTACTTGAGGCCTGTGGTGCTACTAGTGGGGCTAAATGTCTTGTTAGTATTTAATGAAAGCCAATATAGTTTTACTGGTGCCCAATGTTTGCCCTACCTACAGCTTGCACTGTTTCTGGAATCAATTCTATGAAAAACTTGAGAGTctacattattaattaaatcattcattacTACTTTATCTCGCATTTGGATCATCCCAGACGTTGTGTTGGGATGTTATAGTACATTTGTCCTTTCTCAAATGTTCCTCAAAAGGTGCAAGTCTTTGGACAAGTGAGGAACGATATGCAAGTCAAGTTGCTGAATATTTCCTCACTTTCCTCACTGCATCAGTTTCTCATGTGGCGTTCTCTCAACCGAAGCTCTTTGGTCATTTAGCCAGGCATGGAAGTCCTTTTATGTTCACATGTTCAATTAACCATCTGTCCACGACTTGTCTCAAACTAGAGGGGCAATTCTGTCTGCATACATCAACTCTTTCAGCAGTCCAACTCTCTTCACTTTGGTCGACTCCTTTATTAGCATTTAGTTATAAGTCAGCTCTGAGGGTTTCTTTAAATACTTGCTCATGTTCATCAAATGTTGTTTATCTCAAGGCAATGATGGTGGTTTGCTTAGATTGTCACGTGAGCAGAGCAACAAAACCTGGATTGTAATCCAAACTGTTGCAACAAACAACTGTAATGTTCAAATGCTTATTTATGTTCAAATAAGGACTTTTATAAACtggtacagtacagtatatgttCAGTTGGTTTTGTATCTGAGCTGATCACTAATTTGAATTATCTTAACATGACATACAGGTCAGATATTCAGATCATAATATGTATGCCATTTAAGGTCTTGTTTTGGTTGAAAATGTCTTGGGTTTGTGATAATCTCACCAGTGAATGAGAGTTGTACTGCACACTTTAGGTTTGGCTGCAGTTTTCAGCTAAAATCATTTCTCATCTCTTAACCAATATCTGGTTTTGCAGATGAAAGATATTCATACTACATTATAagcagtatttcttttttttatgttttttgaataaaaatatcaactgagtaaaatgtaaattttttcTGTTGATTCTTCCTACTGAAGAAGTAGTTTTGTAGATTTAAGTAAATTATGAATACAAACAGTTCTTTGAAGTGGACTTTCTTTGAcctcaaatacattttgtgtattgtatttagttttcttcACTCCTCAGTGTGTGTTAAAAGCCCCATCTCTGCCATACACAAGGTCTCCTCAACTCTAACTGCCTGCTTTGCATAGCCCAACGGATCTGGAGCACAGTGTCAATTTATAAGCTACAGTGAAACTATGGCACATGACCTGTAACTTGCTTGACAAAAAACTGGCCTTTTATAAAAACACTCCTCTGAAGCAATAGTTAATGCAGTTTCCTCAGCCCTACTGACCTAACCCTGCAGTaatgtatgtatagtatgtgtgaGGTAGGAGGGAAACCCTGGATAAGAGCTGGAAGAAGGGAATGGAGTCTGTTGTTACTTTGATGATTGTTATTTATCATTCTGTCAAGTTATTCTTGgaatacagattttaaaaaaacaatgaacttAATTAATTTACAGTGATTATTTAATACACATCTGGTGATTATTCAAAATCACACGTTTTTCACAGTATATAATGCTGTTTAACATATTGATCCAAGATTTATTGGATTCTTATAATCTAACTAACCTTGCTCCATGTTTGTCTTTCAGACTGTTCGCGAAGTCACTTCAGTGGATGGCCCCAGAAGTGGAGGCCAGATGGAAATTGGGTCACATGACCGCCTCCAGGAAGGCTCGCTGAGCCTGGAACTGGCCAATGGGGTGAATCGCTACCCTAATGATGATTCGACATCTAGTGAAACAGAGCAACAGAGGGCAGGAAGTGTGCCTCCAAGGCAAAGCTGGTTGTCAGGACATGGCAAGGTCAGTGAcaaccaacaacagcagccatgttggaaCAGCAACAGCGGTACAACCCCTGGTGAACCTGTCCACCATGCAGACATGGAGGATGCCCGCAATCTGGTGGCTTTTTCTGCTATTGCTGGCTCCTtgcctccttcttcctcctctttctgcaTGCAGCCCAACACATCCCAGCTGTATGAGAAGTTCACCAAGGAGATGGGTGTTGATGGGGCGCAGGCCAAACTCTCTGCAGGAGCTCCTGAGGGAAGCTGCCAAACTCCAGAAGACCTGAACACTCTACAGTCAGCACTGAGCCAAGCCAAACATGGACACAAGCCCCCTAACTGCAACTGTGATGGGCCCGACTGTCCAGACTACCTCGAGTGGCTGGAGAAGAAGATTAAGTTGGCAACCAATGAGGATCAAGGTGCCTGCAAGATGGCTGACGTTCCCCCACACTTGAAGCGTCACCTACCACAAACCCATTTGCAGCATCCCCGTCAGCCCTACACCCAGATGAATGGTGGCCACCGTCTGTCTGCTTCATACCCCCAGCAGCAACAGGGAAGTCAAGGCCCTAATATAGACCAAGTGCACTGCTTGAAACCCCCAATTCCCTGCTCTCCCCAGGTGCTCTCCATAGCCAAGGAAAATAATATCAGTCTTCAGACAGCCATTGCCATAGAAGCCCTGACCCAGTTATCTGGGACTGGTCCGCAAGCTGCCGGCTCTCCAGGTCAGCTTCCCTACCACAGTAACCTCCATCACCACCAACATATCCAGAACCTCCCGTCTCAACCCCCCAATGGCACTAGCTTGATCCCCTCCTCTCCTGGAACCAACTCATCTTCCTCACGCTCTCAATCCGTCCCTCCAGGACTAAACACCATTCAGCAGGCATCAGTCTCCTTTGAGCACCACAGGCCCCAATCCCAGGGCCAGCCACCCCATGCTACCCCTCTCCCATCCTCTACCTCTCCCTTCCCAGGTCAGGGAAAACATCCAGGCTTCAGCCCTAATCCCCAGCAATGGCAGCAGGGCTCAGGCCGAGGCTCTGAACAGAGGAACCCATGGATGTGTATAAAGTCTGAGCCCCAGTCTCACTACGCTGCTGCACCTCACAGCAGCTCAGACCCCATGTCAGAGCTCAAACAGCTGCTTGGTGACACCAGCAGCAAGTTCAGAAACGCTCATTTCAAGCTTCCAGTCAAACAGCAGATTGGCTTGAACCAGAATGGAGGTATCCAGGCCCAGGACAACCCAGCATTGGCCAGGATTAAGCAAGAACCAGACTCTGGAGAGAACTACCATCACACTGCCTCCATGGGACATTACTGCATGTCTAATGGTCAGCAGCAGGGTCAGCACTACCCTGGCCCTCCCCTGTCTCCTGGCCAAGCAGCCATCAGCCACTCCACTCAGGCAGCTCTGCAACAGCACCTTCACTACAAGAGGAACCTCTTCTCTAATCACTCCCCTGGCTTTGGAGCACTAGGCCCTCGTGCACCTATGGCTTGTCAAAACTTGAAAAAATGGTGGCCACAGATGGACGCAGAAGGTTTGCCGCATCCGCCCATCAAACAGGAACCCAAGAAGAGAAAAAGCAGTCAAGGATCTCCTGTCATAAAAGGTATGAGTGGGATGCTTGCAGTCTCTCCCCTGCCCAAACCCAAACAGATAATCATCAAGAAAACCAAGCAGAAAGCCTCCATGCCAACCTTCCTGCCTCAATCTCAGATCAGCGTACAAAAACCATCAGTCCTCATGGTGGACAGAGCCTTGGCCCTGAACAGCCTGCAACCAggttctctcccctctctgcccCTCCACAGTAACTCCActcaggctgctgctgcaggcctCCCTGCCCCAGCCCAATCTCAGGTATCCATTTACAACTCCTCAATGACTCCCTCTTCCACTGTTTCTGCTTTGTCAGAAAACACTCCAGCCCTCATGGGCCCTCTGCTCCCACCTGTGGCCCCTGAAGCCGATGCTAAGTCAGAAGGAGTGGGCAGCCTGGCCTCCAGGAACACCAGCACCACCACACCTGTGACCTCCACATTTCCATCCAGCACCTCACAATTACAGAGCGTCATCAACATAGACCCGAAGTACGAAGAACTGATCCGCCAGTTTGAGGCTGAATTTGGGGACTCAGCTCCAGACGCATCCACCGGTCATCCGATGGAGGAGACTGCTACCGCCCCTCAGCCGAGGAATCAATCCCAGACCAGTCCTCAGGACTTCACTCCCACATCAACTTCCACCTCCCAGTCGGCTCCCTTAATTCTCGCCACTCAAGCCAGCTACACACCTCATCCAGATGATCAGAAGATGGAAGTCAGCAAGGATGAGTCAGGGACCCAAAGTGAAGCAACATTGAACCAGGCATCCACAGAAAGCTCTATGAGGGATGTCTCTCTACATCAACAGGCTTTTCTGCAGAAGCAGCGGCAGCCCTCTGTGTTAGAGGATACATTCAACATACCGTGTTCTCCGCTACCCAAACGCATGAAGATTGAAGCCTCGGGTGATATAGCAGTACTTTCCACTACATGCTATTCTGAGGAGGACACACCCACTAAGGACAGCCTaccttcttctccatctctcagAGGCTTCCTAGAGTCTCCTCTGCGTTACTTGGACACCCCAACCAAGACCTTGCTGAGTACTCCTTCCAAGGATCTGCAGGCAGAGTTCCCCACCTGCACCTGTGTGGGTAAGTCAGTGTGTCTGTCTATGGTTGGCTTTATCTAGGGGGATGAGGTTGCTGTCCATCAACATTCTGTACTAGAACTATTCAGTCAACTATATAAGTTAAGTATTAAGTATCAATAATCTATTTGAGGTTTTGCTCTACTGATTGAGCTAGAAACAGGTCCACCATAAGGTTTCTCAGTCCCCCCTCTTCTGTAGCTTCTCTGTCTGGATGCTTGTTGGATTCTTATGGAGGGCGTCCAAGAATGTTTGTGTTGCCAGGGTGTGTGGCCGCGACCATCCAGACTGCAACAGTGTGAGGCACTAAAGGCAGCAGGCAGGAACAATAGTGCTGGTGGCAGAAGGAGCCCTTTTGTGTTGGTTTGGGTCTGGCAGGCAAGCAGAACAGAGCCTTCATTAGACAGAAAGGGGTTTAGTCCAATAGTTTAAGTGTCTCCCTGCTCAGGTTAACAGAGTAGGTGGTCCTACAGCAGAAATGTTTGGAGACTTTATAGATCATATTTTTTCTATTGTAAGAAAAAAGGTAAAGCTATGTTAATGACTAAGTAGATCCGGATATTACTGCTGTAGTTACAGTGGGTATTCCTTCATTCATTAACTTTGTGAAATAACTGAGTTATTATAGATTCTGTTCTCAGAGAAGTTACTGTATTAATAAATTACAACCATGTTCTTACAATAACTTAGTGTTAACTGTAGTGCTAGGAAGGGTTAAGATCTGGTGAATAGACCATTGCTGTCCCTTAACATTGAAGGGGTGCACAGCAGGCGGAGAGCAGCTGCAGTGAAACACTTGCTAGCTGTGTGTTGTTACTCAGAGTAGAAACCAGCAGACAATAAGTCTCCATAGTAAAGCCTGGTCACACACTGCCCTGTCAACTCCCTGTAGCACAACACTGCACTGGAATGAGACTGCCTCCTACACAAACAGATACAGTGTGCAGCCACGATGTGCACTGACAACCAATTTCCAATGCAAGAATTTACTGCGactcctccacttcctgcccTGAGCCACGCCTTGGTGCCTCCCTCCACCAACAGGGGAATGTGACCTCATATTACCTCTGaaccagagacacacagacaacccCTGACTGTATGACCACACTTACTTACACAGAGTGTAAAGCATTTGCATTGAAAGCCCTTAGCTAATTTCGTTATCCAAAATGTGTGCCACACTATGATAAGGAAGTGTTGTGTACAGAAGCAAGAGCAACACTGCATTAGTTGCAACAGTATCACACACAAAGATTAGCGCTGAAGTCATAGGACATGGTTTACAACCAAAGACATGTGTAGGACAATGGTCAAATGCAGACATACACTAccatacaaaacataaacacagatgctcacacagacacaccctaCTCCCTCataacactcacacaaactGAGTCATTCATCACTACCTCAAAGAGCTTCTGCTTTTAAGTGTCTCCACACAGGCACCACACCCTGCAGTCACagtcaactgtgtgtgtgtgtgtgtgtgtgtgtgtgtgtgtgtgtgtgtgtgtgtgtgtgtgtgtgtgtgtgtgtgtgtgtgtgtgtgtgtgtgtgtgtgtgtgtgtgtgtgtgtgttcatctgttCTTGTGTGAACTGGATGTTGCAATCAGTTACACATTCTCATGCTCCTCAGATGATTTAGCTTCAGCCACAAAGAGGATGTCTTTGAGTTTGTCCAAAAATACATCAGACACTCAACCgcctttgatttatttttatttttttaaatctacaacAACTAGGATGTGATTTCTAGCAGACAATTCATTCTTTACTAAAGTCAAGAGACTTTTTCGGTTAATATTTTCAAAGAGAGGTTTACTCCCATTAGCTTCAAACAGGACTCTATCTGGGCACTAATACATTGGGTTGTAAGtagataaattatttatttgatcaatCTGACGGGCAAGAACATTTATAAAGCCTAAGTTATATCCCTGCAGAAGAACATACATGTATagtagaataaaatatttaatgcagACTCatagttttaaaaatgatatttggTGTTGTTGCTCTACAAATTGAGAAGAGATTTTAGAAGAAATATCCACCCAAAACAGTACATGATAATAGCTGTGATCATAGCCCAGCaaataaagcaacaaaagaAATTCTATGAAAGTGAATCCAATTGTTTCACTTCCTCTCTGAGTGTAAGATTAGgatgtgaaaaaaattaaacaaaaagtagtataaatgtatattatatctCATAATAATAGAGCAGCTTAataatagatatagatataCTCAAGTTTACATCACAGAGTGGTATTAATAAGTAATATACATTATCATCACCTTTTGTGATCTGTTGTATATTGTGAataattgtttacatttaaGTGGGGAATTTGCTAAAGTGCTTTTTCAGGTCCAGCTATGTGCTTTTTCCTCACCCTTTACTGTCTCTTTTTCTAGAACAAATCCTGGAGAAAGATGAAGGGCCCTACTACAATCACCTGGGATCTGGACCTACTGTGGCCTCCATACGAGACCTGATGGAGACGAGGTTAGTCTTTTCCTCTtctattttcttctcttctctttttttcttcctcctacATGCTCTTGCTTTCCctgtccctccctcttccttctcctctctcctccctccctcctcctctcattttGTCCTCAGGGAATCTGTGACCCAGAATCCAGTAGGAGAAACAGGAAatatcagcatcatcagcataaCAGAGGCTGAAGCACAAGGGTAGCAGCAGATGATAGCTGGGAAGGAGATGAATGAGGGAGGATATAAATCAAatcataaagagagagacagagaatgatgaagagagaggaagacaggcgGAAGGGAGGAAAGATGGTGCAAATGTTTATGCACTACTATCAagtttaattattgttattatgtaaCAGTCCTCAGTAGCAATTAGGGGTTTATATATGCAATaatgtacatacatacaaaactGTAATCGCTCTGTTTAAAAcctcaaatcaaacaaataatcccacagaatatttttttattttataaatgatcaACATATGACATTAAGCATTAGACAGCCTCACCAAACCAATCCAATACACTGTTGTTACTTTGTCTGCTATGCATCAGCAGACTtggtattaaaaataaagattgagTTTAGCTATTTCCTGTGGGAGAAGTTTAGTGTCTTGTTATGTAACTTGTAAACCAAGAGTGCAAAAACAACTTGTACTTGGTGCAACCTTATTTTATAACCGGATGCCTCATGGtcttatgttttgtgttaacGGTACTGAATATTGTAGTCAGGCGCACATTTAGCTTCTGTTTGCAGAGAGGCTGGATTTCAATAGAACCAATGAGGCATTAGTCCCAGAAGAGTGCAGGGTGAGTGAGGGGGGATgccactgttttttgtttgagaGATGGCATAAGAAGTTAAGGCCCCAATGTCTCTAAATGACCTTTGGCCCACCCCTGACCCCAGCGGGCCACCCCTGTGGTGACAGAGCCCATTCCCGTCCCACTCTCAGAGCCACCTTGGGGTGATTCCTATTCAGTAAGAGCCCCTTGTGTTCACTGTCACACCAAATCTAGTCAGGGCTGACATTTTCACAATGGCAGGTATCAAGCAAGCAGGAGACCTGATATGAGCTGTGAGCAATCCTCTGACAAGTTCTGATGACCTATCCCCACCCCACCACAACCTCTGACATCTACCTCCTCCCATACATCCCCCACTCTACCAACagaaccaaaaacacacacatgcaccattAAGACTACTGTCAAGTAATCTCCTAACACTTTTGCTCAAGCAGGCGTtctcaaacacatacacaaaaatagAATTAGATTTTTTGTGTACACAAAATAAGCTCATGCACGCAcatgtgtacacaaacacacagcgttGGGCATGATACTTGGAAAGTGTAGTGAGCTAAGCTATACTAAATGAAGCTTCACTAAACTGAAGATACTCCGCAGGAAAATGTAGCAATATAATCAACAGGAACATGGATAAAGTAGTGCAACTAcattgaagcatttttttattaattgaacCTACTAGAAGCCAAGTCAATgctattaatatataataagtaatataaatatatatgcttaatataaattatataatatgttaataatataattaataatgaaatataaattattattcatattgtatATTTGACTATCACTACTTCTCCCACAGACTTCCAAATATCACTGACTTTTATCAGCAGACATTTGGCCAACTGAACATGTTTAATCTGAGCTGTTGGATTGTTAGTCAGTAAATTACTAATTCCgcacttttcatgtttttaaagttgaGCAGACTGTTTAAACAGATTCACAGCATGACAATGTTGGCTAATTTTGCATGAGACCACAAGAAGTGATGCAAAGCGTCTGATCCAAACAACTAAAGTGTTTCTCCTCCCGTGTAGGTACGGAGAGAAGGGGAATGCCATCCGCATTGAGAAAGTGGTGTACAcagggaaagagggaaagagcTCACGAGGATGTCCTATTGCTAAATGGGTAAGTTGCACCACGTCACTGTACATCTGACATGTGTTTGAAGTTCTGAAGGAGCCTTTTAGTACATAACTTTTAACGTAGGTGAAACTTGGTATTGTCGAGGTcgcctctttttctttttattgagtTTACATATTAAAATAACGACCCATGACACTTGTGACAGTCTGACATCAACTCAGTCAAATCCT
This sequence is a window from Anoplopoma fimbria isolate UVic2021 breed Golden Eagle Sablefish chromosome 13, Afim_UVic_2022, whole genome shotgun sequence. Protein-coding genes within it:
- the tet3 gene encoding methylcytosine dioxygenase TET3 isoform X2; amino-acid sequence: MEIGSHDRLQEGSLSLELANGVNRYPNDDSTSSETEQQRAGSVPPRQSWLSGHGKVSDNQQQQPCWNSNSGTTPGEPVHHADMEDARNLVAFSAIAGSLPPSSSSFCMQPNTSQLYEKFTKEMGVDGAQAKLSAGAPEGSCQTPEDLNTLQSALSQAKHGHKPPNCNCDGPDCPDYLEWLEKKIKLATNEDQGACKMADVPPHLKRHLPQTHLQHPRQPYTQMNGGHRLSASYPQQQQGSQGPNIDQVHCLKPPIPCSPQVLSIAKENNISLQTAIAIEALTQLSGTGPQAAGSPGQLPYHSNLHHHQHIQNLPSQPPNGTSLIPSSPGTNSSSSRSQSVPPGLNTIQQASVSFEHHRPQSQGQPPHATPLPSSTSPFPGQGKHPGFSPNPQQWQQGSGRGSEQRNPWMCIKSEPQSHYAAAPHSSSDPMSELKQLLGDTSSKFRNAHFKLPVKQQIGLNQNGGIQAQDNPALARIKQEPDSGENYHHTASMGHYCMSNGQQQGQHYPGPPLSPGQAAISHSTQAALQQHLHYKRNLFSNHSPGFGALGPRAPMACQNLKKWWPQMDAEGLPHPPIKQEPKKRKSSQGSPVIKGMSGMLAVSPLPKPKQIIIKKTKQKASMPTFLPQSQISVQKPSVLMVDRALALNSLQPGSLPSLPLHSNSTQAAAAGLPAPAQSQVSIYNSSMTPSSTVSALSENTPALMGPLLPPVAPEADAKSEGVGSLASRNTSTTTPVTSTFPSSTSQLQSVINIDPKYEELIRQFEAEFGDSAPDASTGHPMEETATAPQPRNQSQTSPQDFTPTSTSTSQSAPLILATQASYTPHPDDQKMEVSKDESGTQSEATLNQASTESSMRDVSLHQQAFLQKQRQPSVLEDTFNIPCSPLPKRMKIEASGDIAVLSTTCYSEEDTPTKDSLPSSPSLRGFLESPLRYLDTPTKTLLSTPSKDLQAEFPTCTCVEQILEKDEGPYYNHLGSGPTVASIRDLMETRYGEKGNAIRIEKVVYTGKEGKSSRGCPIAKWVIRRSNETEKLLCLVRHRAGHHCANAHIIILIMAWEGVPRALADKLYHELSGTLTQYGNPTSRRCGLNDDRTCACQGKDSETCGASFSFGCSWSMYFNGCKYARSKIPRKFRLQGDHPEEEDKLRDNFQHLATEVAPIYKQLAPQAYSNQCQTESKAPDCRLGLKEGRPFSGVTACMDFCAHAHKDQHNLYNGCTVVCTLTKEDNRSVKEIPEDEQLHVLPLYRISKTDEFGSEEAQRLKMQTNAIHVLQAFRREVRKLPEPAKSCRQRRLEAKKANSEKKKNKLMQQAGETPEKTEIKAEVCITGSAQPQGNKAIIKQEVKPIIKKEPFNGSIHGYPVHAADPYNNIYPHPAYYARGGLPPTGQPSASDPVNGYHHNLPPMHYGYYNYPPNALFPPKLRTYEGRNGALPKAGGKAVQVDVKPDIQSLQARLAQSFPSHPEQANHPNHSAYTQHADHNQSRPSSVCSETSNRGTPVIKQEPMDVPVYEGTMQSQAGANTPSNTPQPAAWHGHKLNGSIVPTNWEGHLNPKPSPEASLLNPDKQQFHQHPQQRQPSPYPQQWTSYPGSNALMISPAQSPSLQVPPSPSPSPHLGTVFPGNMHQGSTRPSTPRPSTPQTGTPQPGGSHSGSVTPQPGTPGPGTPRHWASPAPSPQPNAWGMGPAYSPGLKHSNPAGAYPDKIWSKTGESRCTTPLGLQEKAWKSCGGSMAGISPSPAPEGRLFPDALQQSDQACWTPGRAESDTESTRSRRDDDDEVWSDSEHNFLDPNIGGVAVAPAHGSILIECARRELHATTPLRKPDRSHPTRISLVFYQHKNLNQPVHGLAIWEAKMKLLAERALQRQQEAALLGLSQEDIKALGKKRKWGATVAGASPGPGQSIDKREGPVTRLAPTFHTSSMVTVSPYAFTRLTGPYSHFV
- the tet3 gene encoding methylcytosine dioxygenase TET3 isoform X1 → MRNTVREVTSVDGPRSGGQMEIGSHDRLQEGSLSLELANGVNRYPNDDSTSSETEQQRAGSVPPRQSWLSGHGKVSDNQQQQPCWNSNSGTTPGEPVHHADMEDARNLVAFSAIAGSLPPSSSSFCMQPNTSQLYEKFTKEMGVDGAQAKLSAGAPEGSCQTPEDLNTLQSALSQAKHGHKPPNCNCDGPDCPDYLEWLEKKIKLATNEDQGACKMADVPPHLKRHLPQTHLQHPRQPYTQMNGGHRLSASYPQQQQGSQGPNIDQVHCLKPPIPCSPQVLSIAKENNISLQTAIAIEALTQLSGTGPQAAGSPGQLPYHSNLHHHQHIQNLPSQPPNGTSLIPSSPGTNSSSSRSQSVPPGLNTIQQASVSFEHHRPQSQGQPPHATPLPSSTSPFPGQGKHPGFSPNPQQWQQGSGRGSEQRNPWMCIKSEPQSHYAAAPHSSSDPMSELKQLLGDTSSKFRNAHFKLPVKQQIGLNQNGGIQAQDNPALARIKQEPDSGENYHHTASMGHYCMSNGQQQGQHYPGPPLSPGQAAISHSTQAALQQHLHYKRNLFSNHSPGFGALGPRAPMACQNLKKWWPQMDAEGLPHPPIKQEPKKRKSSQGSPVIKGMSGMLAVSPLPKPKQIIIKKTKQKASMPTFLPQSQISVQKPSVLMVDRALALNSLQPGSLPSLPLHSNSTQAAAAGLPAPAQSQVSIYNSSMTPSSTVSALSENTPALMGPLLPPVAPEADAKSEGVGSLASRNTSTTTPVTSTFPSSTSQLQSVINIDPKYEELIRQFEAEFGDSAPDASTGHPMEETATAPQPRNQSQTSPQDFTPTSTSTSQSAPLILATQASYTPHPDDQKMEVSKDESGTQSEATLNQASTESSMRDVSLHQQAFLQKQRQPSVLEDTFNIPCSPLPKRMKIEASGDIAVLSTTCYSEEDTPTKDSLPSSPSLRGFLESPLRYLDTPTKTLLSTPSKDLQAEFPTCTCVEQILEKDEGPYYNHLGSGPTVASIRDLMETRYGEKGNAIRIEKVVYTGKEGKSSRGCPIAKWVIRRSNETEKLLCLVRHRAGHHCANAHIIILIMAWEGVPRALADKLYHELSGTLTQYGNPTSRRCGLNDDRTCACQGKDSETCGASFSFGCSWSMYFNGCKYARSKIPRKFRLQGDHPEEEDKLRDNFQHLATEVAPIYKQLAPQAYSNQCQTESKAPDCRLGLKEGRPFSGVTACMDFCAHAHKDQHNLYNGCTVVCTLTKEDNRSVKEIPEDEQLHVLPLYRISKTDEFGSEEAQRLKMQTNAIHVLQAFRREVRKLPEPAKSCRQRRLEAKKANSEKKKNKLMQQAGETPEKTEIKAEVCITGSAQPQGNKAIIKQEVKPIIKKEPFNGSIHGYPVHAADPYNNIYPHPAYYARGGLPPTGQPSASDPVNGYHHNLPPMHYGYYNYPPNALFPPKLRTYEGRNGALPKAGGKAVQVDVKPDIQSLQARLAQSFPSHPEQANHPNHSAYTQHADHNQSRPSSVCSETSNRGTPVIKQEPMDVPVYEGTMQSQAGANTPSNTPQPAAWHGHKLNGSIVPTNWEGHLNPKPSPEASLLNPDKQQFHQHPQQRQPSPYPQQWTSYPGSNALMISPAQSPSLQVPPSPSPSPHLGTVFPGNMHQGSTRPSTPRPSTPQTGTPQPGGSHSGSVTPQPGTPGPGTPRHWASPAPSPQPNAWGMGPAYSPGLKHSNPAGAYPDKIWSKTGESRCTTPLGLQEKAWKSCGGSMAGISPSPAPEGRLFPDALQQSDQACWTPGRAESDTESTRSRRDDDDEVWSDSEHNFLDPNIGGVAVAPAHGSILIECARRELHATTPLRKPDRSHPTRISLVFYQHKNLNQPVHGLAIWEAKMKLLAERALQRQQEAALLGLSQEDIKALGKKRKWGATVAGASPGPGQSIDKREGPVTRLAPTFHTSSMVTVSPYAFTRLTGPYSHFV